The proteins below come from a single Euleptes europaea isolate rEulEur1 chromosome 5, rEulEur1.hap1, whole genome shotgun sequence genomic window:
- the LOC130477535 gene encoding D(1) dopamine receptor-like — protein MENASNSSQGSLEPPGAGSRWKVLAGCLLALLVLSTLVGNALVCLAVLRFHHLRSKVTNWFVLSLAASDLCVALLVMPWKAVSEVAGGLWLFGSRFCDTWVAFDIMCSTASILHLCIISLDRYWAIASPFRYEQRMTRCFASTMIALAWTLSVLISFIPVQLHWHKAETWGSQRTPKEGPHLCDASLNRTYAITSSLISFYIPVAIMIGTYTRIYRIAQAQIRQISSLERAGGLCSAQRKGPVTALKSSLRKETKVLQTLSVIVGVFVCCWLPFFLLNCLLPFCEPKSGSRSPGQLPCVSQTTFNVFMWFGWANSSINPVIYAFNADFRRAFSNLLGCPYLPYRAAKSSTAKRANFQLVAHHGFYQKDGEVPVPLAPPSIVAWSQSLPHAMSFQRHEQSHGEPLLEKGALLSCQVDHRSNTRNLNLPTLLPFECETGVSLGNVTTFTGITEHI, from the coding sequence ATGGAGAATGCCTCCAATAGTAGCCAGGGGTCCTTAGAGCCGCCGGGTGCGGGAAGTCGCTGGAAGGTGCTTGCCGGGTGCTTGCTGGCCCTGCTGGTGCTGAGCACCCTGGTGGGCAACGCCCTCGTGTGCCTGGCCGTCCTTCGGTTCCACCACTTGCGCTCCAAGGTCACCAACTGGTTCGTGCTGTCGCTGGCGGCGTCCGACCTTTGCGTGGCACTGCTGGTGATGCCTTGGAAGGCGGTCAGCGAGGTGGCAGGGGGCCTGTGGCTCTTCGGCTCCCGCTTCTGCGACACCTGGGTTGCCTTTGACATCATGTGCTCCACAGCTTCCATCCTTCACCTCTGCATCATCAGCCTGGATCGCTACTGGGCCATCGCCAGCCCCTTCCGCTACGAGCAGCGCATGACGCGGTGCTTCGCCTCCACCATGATCGCCCTCGCCTGGACTCTCTCTGTTCTCATTTCTTTCATCCCCGTCCAGCTCCACTGGCATAAAGCTGAGACATGGGGGAGTCAAAGAACGCCAAAAGAAGGACCCCACCTCTGTGATGCTAGTCTGAACCGCACCTATGCCATCACTTCCTCCCTGATCAGCTTCTATATCCCGGTGGCCATCATGATTGGCACCTACACGCGGATCTACCGCATTGCTCAAGCTCAGATCCGTCAGATTTCTTCTCTGGAAAGAGCAGGGGGGCTGTGCTCAGCTCAGAGGAAAGGGCCCGTCACTGCCTTGAAGAGTTCCCTGCGCAAGGAAACCAAGGTACTCCAGACTTTGTCTGTCATCGTGGGGGTCTTTGTTTGCTGCTGGCTGCCGTTCTTCCTGCTCAACTGTCTGTTGCCATTTTGTGAACCAAAGTCTGGCAGCAGGAGTCCTGGGCAACTCCCTTGCGTCAGCCAAACGACTTTCAACGTCTTCATGTGGTTTGGCTGGGCCAACTCTTCCATCAACCCAGTCATCTATGCTTTTAATGCAGACTTCCGGAGAGCCTTCAGCAATCTGCTAGGCTGCCCTTACCTTCCTTACCGGGCTGCTAAAAGCTCCACTGCTAAAAGAGCAAATTTCCAGCTCGTTGCTCACCATGGGTTCTACCAGAAGGATGGAGAAGTCCCTGTTCCATTAGCTCCACCTTCTATTGTTGCTTGGAGTCAATCACTGCCCCATGCAATGAGCTTCCAAAGGCATGAACAGAGCCATGGAGAACCTTTGTTAGAGAAAGGGGCATTGCTATCATGTCAAGTTGATCACAGAAGCAATACCAGAAACCTTAATCTACCAACATTATTGCCCTTTGAGTGTGAGACTGGGGTTTCTTTGGGGAACGTCACTACATTTACAGGGATTactgaacacatatga